TCGGATGGCTCGCTCCCGGCCTCTCCATATCAACTCTGGATACAGCACCCTGACCTGGAGGAAGCTGTCACTTTTCAGCTCTGCTTGCTGTCTTTTCCTCTGGAGGAAATCAAGCTCAATGCCAAGCATGAGGAGAACCCGAGGCTCTTAAGGATTTTAAGAGCACAGGTCTGGGGCCCTGCTTAAGAAAGCAGGGAGTGGAGAGAAGCAAATCCTCctccaaaaatatgtttttgccCAGAACTGCTTCTAACTCAGGGGAATTTCCTGCAGCTCTGGAGAGCCAGAATGAGCCTTCTTCTCAAGTACAGATTTGGTGAAGTCCATGTGTGATAATACCACTGTAACCACAAAGGAATTTACCACAGGAAGTGTCCCAGCTGTTGCTTATTAGCATTAGAACAAATTACACAAAGCAAATTGTTAGCAGACCTGTTTCCATAATATTTAACTGGTGGCAATAAATAAGAGGGATTCTCTTTCAAGCAAATGCTAGATTTCCAAAGATCCAGCTCCCAATCGTCCGTGGGGGAAGCCTCTCCGATTAGAACAATAGTTGGAGGGAAGGGCACCCTGGAGGCTGAGGCTTCCAGAGCTCCCCCCcgcacccatccacccaccctaGGCAGCACAGCTGGGAGCTATGGGAGACCAGCCACTGGGGTGACAGCGCAAGATGCAAACAGGACTGTTCATACCTCTGGATGGCTGACCATCTGCTGGGCTCACCGTTGCGGTTCTCAGCATGGTTTTCTTATGCCATGTGGCAAGGCTACTCCAACTACGCAGTTCTTGGAGTGTGTTtgtgacaaacaaacaaaagaccacagccacagatggGTGTTCATCCCtctccttaacaaaatattgctgtttcaaaaaaaatcaactattccTTCCCAACCACGTCTTGTCATctgaagtttaagaaaaaaacgTTGAGTCCCATCTCCTCATCCTCTAAGCCCATCAAAGAAGGTTGAAAAAGCACTGGTTTGGGACGAACATCGGACAGCACTCACCTTCTGCTCACACGTATGGAAACCTGGCTGGTTCTTTAGAAAGAAAGCAGACCATCTCCATCTCTCAAGACCTTCTGACAATGACTAAATTCGAGGCCCTGGTCACTTCTGGGCATTTCCAATGATCTTCACGGCTATGGCAAAATTCTTGTAAACAatctcagaaaataataaaaaaatataattttagttttaaaaattccacagagcacaaaaatacaaaaacaaggtATTGTAGCTTATAGGACCTTCTAGAAGAGGTGCTGACTTAGCTTCCTAAGACGTCATAGTTttgtcttcccttccttcctgtttccttctcATGCACACCAACATCAGCTCAATATTCCTTCCCAGTCTATTTTAATATCCTATTTGGTTCTCTGGAGGAGTTCCCCACTCCTTCTCCTGCTGTAAAGAGAAATACACGGCAGCCCTGCTGAAGGGAAGTGACGGGAGCGCAGTGTAACTCTGGCGGGCACGAAATCGGGCGATCTCTGTTCAGCAGTCCCCCTTTCAGGCCTGTTCCCTTGGTCACACGAAGCAGAGCCTCGGCAGGCTGGACGAGTCCAGTCGGCGCCAGGACAAGGCAGGCCCAGAACCTGGGCACCTTCCCCCAGCTGCCTCCAGGGCGCGCCCTGCTGGCACTAGAGGGGATAGCTGGTAATAACAGCCTATAGCGGGTTCTGCCTCAGTGCTGCAAAGCTGGAAAGATTTTGAAAGGAGCAAATGCAAAAAGTGATACACTCTCAGCTACTTCTAAGGCTCTTCCAACTAGAGCTTCAGGaaacgcagacacacacacacacacacacacacactgcacatcTTTTACCTGAATTTTTCACAAAGGGAATGATGcgcttcataaaatatttaaaatgccttAGGCAATAGAACTgtctgtagatttctttttaaagtgttttacagTCAAGTGTAATTGGAAATGTTTGgaacatgaacacacacacatacacacacacatactctcacACACTCTAATTTGGAATTATGCAAAACTGTATCATTATTCACCACAACCCGAAGCAAATCTACGGCCGTGGAATAACAAGTACCACATCTGTACAAGtgtgagacccccccccccaaataagcTCCCATTTGGATGACAGTGACACACATGGCCTGACTCTGTAAGGTCCGTTTAGAGGAAATGGCCTGGAGTGTTTTACATTTGCTAAGCTATTTAGCTGCCTGGTTTGACAAGATTTTTGAAAAGGgtgaaaattaattataattgcCGTATTGCTACAATAATTTGGTCGGCTAATTGCATTTCAGTGCAAAAACAGGCAAGAAAGAATTTCCTCCCTGGGTTATTCTCTGATATGGCAGCATTCATTTTAGGagtaatgagatttttaaaaagtcaaacctTAAATATCATGGCTTTGGCAATCTGTCCTGCTTCAAGTTTAATGCAAAATGAGATGGCACCTCCATTAGAGCAGTTCCACAGGAACATGGACCCAGTTTTCTGCTAGATTTGAGATGGGAAAATATCTCTCCCGTGAAAACTATACCAGGTATCTCTTGGACATGGTTTGGGGATGATTTTGATTTGACGGCACCAATGTTGATGTTTTTGTATGGAGGGAAGCACTGGTGGGAATGGGTACGAAGTTTTCAAAGTCTCTACGTGAGGTATATGTGGATGAAGAGGCACCGCAAGTTTCAGAGGACTGAGCAAAAACAGTGGAGTCAGGGATGTGGCTTGTCATGGGATTTTCTGCATTTCACTGATTTCACATTGGCCATTCTGAATAAACTAGCCATGGTTTCTTGAGGGAGACTAACTCCAGACGTGGAGGTGCTCCAGACGTGGAGGTGCTCCAGTAGTGAGCACTTCACAATTACCAAACTCTGAGGGACATAGCCACTCTGTCACTTCAAAATCTTGAAGACTCTGCTCCAAGGCCTGATTCAGGGTAGTTTTGTCAGGAGCCAGAACCAAAAGACATTCAACAATTCCACAACCTAACTCCAGCTCAGTTCCGTGGGTTATTTTAAGACATTCTCCTCCATCCCCTCTCTGTCATGCTTTAAGTCCAGCCACCATTTGTGTGTCTATAAAGGATTTTGCTGTGATGTGCTTTCTCAAATACTACTCATCAAAGTGGGTTGACAGTCTGGTATGGAATGTTTCTTCCCATCCTCATCCAAATTCTGATTTATAGAGGATTAGCATACAAATCTACCCAGGGCTGCCCTCAGGTTTGTTCAGGTCTAGTCCTGCACAAGGGTACCGGGTGGAAGAGTGAGAGGGCTGAAAACCCACCCTGTTCCATTCACCAGCAGACCTCTGCCCAGGCTGCATCCCCAGGATGATGTGCCTTTTCTAATTTGCATTTGGGCCCAGGGAGGCCCTGGGTGGTCCTTGATCCTCCCCCTCCCAGACATCACAAAATCTAGCATTCATCTCCTCACCTCCAACTCCACAGATGTGTTTTTAAGGAACAGGTTATGCCCATGGCACATGCGAATTCATTTTGAAGATATGTTTCCTGTTcagtaagagaagaaagaaaagagagacaaggacagagagaaaggaaaaggataaaaagaagaacagagacGAGGCTGCCCTTCTGTCTAGTAAATTGTGGCTTCATTGTCCTTCCCTGGACACAGCTGCAAAGGGggagaaatcaatttttttccattactccATGGTAAGTAAGGAAAACCTATTTGTCAATGGAGTTAAACCCAATAATAGCATGTCTGTGTACATGCCGTTATTATTAAAATTAGCCACAGATACAGCTACATAATCCCACAATGTTACTAGAAACCAACACTCTTCCATTTCAAAGCTTAGTTGagaatctttcttcttcctttttaaagaaacaccACGGCTAAATGTCACTAAGACTCTCTGGCGTGCCAACATATCAACACCTCATTAAGGACTCTGGAAGGGAAGGAACTCCAAAGCCCATCTGGGAAGACCATGCTTCCAAATTCTTGCCTTTGCTACGTGTGCAGTTCAGTCAGTAATGCTTGGGTATGAACTAGAACCTTCTAGAAGATGATTTCTTTCTAAATTGCAATCTCTGGTGCTTATGGCGGAATAAATTCCCTATGTCTGTGTAGGCTAGATCTTGTTCATAGAAACCCTAATCTATGCACTGGTACTGAATTTCAGGCTATTGCAGTGAGGGTCCTGAAATTTCATTAGCAGTCTGCCCTCTAGTGGGGCAACACAGTACTTCAGATAACTAAGAAcagaaaagatttttctccttctctttcagaGAGCAAAAGAATTCAAGTTTTCCAGATAGTGCAAGGTGAGGCATCTGTCCTCAGAAGACAGCTTCCAGAGCTGAATCAACCAAGGCTCACAAAGATAGGTCCTCCGGTCAGAATTAAAAACAAGTGCTGCTGTGGTGGGTGTCTCTGCAGAGCCTGCAGAGACAAAGGTCCTTCTTCTCACATCCTTGGAAGCCTCAGGGTTCTCCTTGGGCAATAGCATTCAGTTGTTCCCCACCCTCTCATTATAAAAAAAGGACCCGTGCTGAGAGCAACCAAGCTgccagaaatgttaaaaataatagtctttttttgataattttttggCAAATCATTAACATAGAGGAACCTTTCAAGGGGGCCgtgttgggtttttaaaaaggtgaagaTGCATGAGTTTTCTAAAAAGACCAAGTCtttgtggcttttatttttcagaagagaaTCTTTGTGATGGTGGCTTATGTTGGTAAGGCAGAAGATGATCTTGAGATCTGTTGTCTCGACTTTTGCCTCTATCTTTTAAACACCTTCAGAACTTGGCTTGCTTCAGTTTATCAATGTGGTAGCAGAGTTTCAGTGCAGGTCCTAGCTTCAGGCCCAAGTATTTCATGATCATGTCACTCTTCAACAACAAGAGGGCATTGCCATCAATCTCCTGGTGGAAGAggatcaggaaaaaagaaaacacagaaaggtGGTCAGAGTAATCAAATAGAGGATGGTCAGGGAATACAGTAAGGGAATATGGATTTACCTAGATGTATATTCTCTCAGTCCTAAAGcaagatcttaaaaaaaacaaagcccacaAATACTATGTGTTCCTCTTCCCATCATCTCCCTGGGGTCATTTGATACCCTGGATCTTTCATAGTCCTGCTCTCTCTTGATTGAAAGAATCTAACATAATCCCAGCCATATTCCCAAAATCCCATGTatgatgtttctttctttgtccaaTTTAGGGATAAAGGAGCAGGAAGTGTTGAACGAACTGAATGTGTCCCCATCACCCCAAATCCATATATTGAAATCCTAGCCCCCGAGGGATGATATTTGGAGAAGTAATTACATCACGAGGGTAGAGACCTCAAGAATGGGGTTAGTGTCATCATGCAATGAGAAGATGGCAGTCTGAAACCAAGAAGAGGGCTCTCAATAAAAGCTGACCTTGAcagcaccctgatcttggacttccagtctccagaacccAAATATATTGCTGTTATTCATAAGCCAGCCAATCCATGGTACTTTGTTACAACAGCCTGAACCTAATAAAACAAAGTGTCACCCATTCAGACCCTGAAACTAGTGATTACCTTTCCACTCCAGGTGCTGGTATAAGGCTCTGATTTGCATCCTCATCCtaacctctctttcttttcttggtaAGACCACCTACTTTAGCTGATTACCAACTTGCTAATGACACTCTATAAAggatttcatacatttttttggcCCTGTCAATAATATTAGGTAGCAAACAACTAAATAATGCACCTGCTTCATCCGGGGATTTAGCGCAAATAACTACTAAAGGAATGGCAATCCTTTGAGGTCCTAGTATTGCTCCCATTTGTCTCTGAAAATGGTAACCCTCCAGACCATATGTTGAATTCATGAACTTAGTAAGGCTGGGTTTCCTCCTTAACCTATAGTGCTACTTTCAGATTAATAGAGACAAAGGGTAGAAATTTGGAGTGCCCAGATAGGGAGAAGAGGCGCAGTACAGGACTCATATAACCAAATGTGTCACAAACCCCTCTCATTCCTCTACCTAGCCAGCCACTCAGCCAGCACCAGGGAAGCACCTACTCCATGTCATTTGCTCTCCGTGTCTGCAAAATAGCGGAGAGGGCAAAGCTCATGTGCAGGTCCTCCAGAGCCTCATTGCCTACTGTTCTCTCTTTATTCTATGTCCTAGACTTCCGCCGTCTCCTACCATGCTAGAAAGGAGCCAGATCGGTCTAAACATAACCCCTCTGTGGTCCTCGCTCCCAAGGCCCCATTGTTAGCTGAGGTCAAACACAGTCCCAATAAAATGGGAGTGTCAGGTTAGATGATGATTCTTCCCAGATCTGAGAGTATGATTTCTGaggttttcatttcaaataaaatgaaagacaggaaggaggaaAACAATGGTAACTCTGGTGGACAGAATAATGCTCCTTCTTCTCCCCACAAGATCCCTGAAACCTGTGAATATCTTTGGTTACCCTGCAAAGGGGAATGAAGGCTACAGATGGAATCAAGGCTACAACTCAGCTGACTTTAAAATAGGAAGAGCATTTCGGATTATTGGGAACGGAGGAGGGAGACAGGGTCATCACAGGGACCTTAAAAGTGgcagaagaaatcagaggaaagaaCCCAAGAGCTGGCAGCCTGAGAAGGACTCTGCTTGATGTTGTTGGCTCCGAAGTTGAGGATAGGGAGCTAAGAGCCAAGAATGAGGGTGGATCTCGATGCTGACAAGGCAAGGGAACCACTTCTCCCAGAGCCTCAGGAAAGCATGTCCACCCCACCAACACCTTGCTTTTAGCCCAGTGAGAGCCCTGTCAGACTGCTGACCCACTGAACTTTAAGGTAATAAATGTATGTGGTTTTAAGTTGCTACATTTGTTTGTGGTAACTGGTTATAGCAGCAACTGAAAACTGACATAGTAAGCTTGACaggtaaaatattaattcttatcttttaaaaaaatttacagcctttatatattttttaagaatctctctctctctctctctccctttttttttttctgtccctttttttgccttttctagggttgcttcccgtggcatatggaggttccccgggctaggggtctaattggagctgtagccagtggcctacaccagagccacagcaacacaggtttggaactgcgcctgcaacctacaccacagctcacgacaacaccagatccttaatccactgagcaaggccagggatcaaacccgcaacctcatggttcctagtcggattcattaaccactgaaccacgatgggaactccaagaatctaaCTAATTACACAAACACCTGCTAACCGAAGGTCTTCTATGAGCCAAGCACTGTGTTGAACACTTTATGTGCatttcctcatttaatcctcaaagcaGCTTAGGAATAGGCACTATTAGACTGCTGGCATATTGTAGGTGTGCTATAAATGCTTGTTGAAAGcacagacagatggatggatgggcaggAAAACACACACTCCTGATAAAGGCCAAAGTAAGGGAACAGATGGGACAAACatcccttaaaaacaaaactaggtAGGATGATGGtagtgtcatagaatgtctttgggagtgttccttcttcttcaaccttttgaaaaagtttaaggaggatgggcaccagatcctctttgttgaaataagtaagaaagaaaaagaaaaataccatatatcacttataactggaatctaatatacagcacaaatgaatgtttctacagaaaagaaaatcataaacttgGAGAATCGGCTTGTGGCTGccaggggggttggggggaagagggagggagtgggagggattgggagcttggggttaacagaggcaaactattgctcttagaatggatttacaatgagatcctgctgtgtagcattgagaactatgtctagatacttacattgcaacacagcaatgggaggaaaaagtatgtatacatgtatgtgtaacttggcccccatgctgtacagtggaaaataaataaataaaacaaaacaaaaaactaagtgGTTGTTCTGCCTGAGAAACCTGTGGTTCCATCCGGCCTCCCTTGAGTGGTGTCCCCAGGACATAGTACagaccgcccccaccccccacgccacagctcccTGAATCTTCCCTCCTGCCCACCAGGCCCACCCTGTGCATACATGCTTCCGGAAGAGCTCCACGTGGGGCCCCAGAGCCTGCGGGTCAGCATCTTTCACGAACCAGACCACATCCTCCACTGACCAGGTGGAGGGGTTCCTGCTCCTTGGCCGCCGGGCGTCCTGCCTGTCGGGAGAAGGGCTTGAGGCTGGAAGGGAGAGCACAGAGAGGGAGGCCATGAGACAGCAGGCCTAGGGCCTCTGTGCTGATCTGGTCCCACCCTGCCttgtccccctgcccccgcccctgccccctaGTCCAAGGTGGCAGCCTGAGTGACCCCTGTGACAGAGAAAAGCTAGGCACGCCTGCTCCTGACAGGAGCCTGGAGCACCAGAGGCAGCATCCCCCCAAATCTGTGCAGAAGTTTGCTCTCCCAGGGAGTAGAGCATTAGAAAACAGGTCTCCCCAGGCAGGCTGAAATGCTGACCCTGTTAAGAGTTTCAAAGACCCATCCTGCTCAAGTCTGTGTCAGTGGGCCAGAGCCTCCTGTAACGGGACATGGTGACCAGAGAACACTCATTGTGATGAAGTTCCAAATAGGTGTGTGCAGAGCGATGAGGTGCAAAATGACTTAAGGTCCTTTCTGCCTCCACTGGTGTCGCAGTCAGACAATAAAGACGCAGCAGAATGCAGGGGCATTTTGGTGCTTGTCCTGTGTCTCTGCTGCCACCATCTCCAGAGCCCTGTCTGTGATAGGTCCGTGA
The nucleotide sequence above comes from Phacochoerus africanus isolate WHEZ1 chromosome 2, ROS_Pafr_v1, whole genome shotgun sequence. Encoded proteins:
- the SCML4 gene encoding sex comb on midleg-like protein 4 isoform X10; amino-acid sequence: MNRYSVDTSSSAFSHRGSLPTSSSLYCKRQNSGDGHLGGGSATTSSGPRTSPMTSGGLSASGLRPPGSSPKKNGTSLEGNRCASSPSPDRQDARRPRSRNPSTWSVEDVVWFVKDADPQALGPHVELFRKHEIDGNALLLLKSDMIMKYLGLKLGPALKLCYHIDKLKQAKF